In Stanieria sp. NIES-3757, the DNA window TCTCAGCGTTATCCTTGAACATTTCTCCTTTCTTGAGTTTTATCTCAGACAACAAAGATGTGTCGGTTAGCGATTTTTCTGCCGCATAAGTTTGTTCTCTTAGAGAAAACCAAGCGGATAGATAGTTATGGAGTAAACGAGCCGTCTCCTTTTTAAATAACTCAAATTTCTCAGTTTGATGTTGACGTACTGCCAAGTCAAATGCTTCAACATCTTGCTTATATATCTCTTCAGTATAAGCATCAACTGCTTTCTCAAAGTCAAGAAAATTTTGCTTAAAAATATAAAAAGTGTACTTACTGACTTCTTCTAGTGATTTTATAGACATTATTTCTTCAAATCAAAGAATTTCATTTAAATCTAAAATAAATCCAGGTAAAACATCTTCTCCTGATAGAGTTTGAGGATGATTTAAAATTTCTATTTGTTGCCCAAATCGATATATTTCTACTATTTTTGCTGATGGTTCGATTAACCAACCAAGTTGAACGCCATTATCCAAATACTCCTGCATCTTTGCTTGTAAGTCTTCATATCGCTGATTTTTGAGATCGCTAGGACTGACTAATTCGATCACAAAATCGGGAGCAATTGGAGGAAATCCATCTTGTTGAGCTTGAGTCAATTGATTCCATCTTTTTAGTTTAATCCAACTAACATCGGGACTTCTTCTTGCGCCATTAGGTAAGACAAACACTGTAGAAGAATCAAAAGCTTGTCCTAATTTGGTTTGACGATTCCAATTTCCTAAATCTAGGTACAAGTTGAAATTCTTTTTTCCTGCGGTTCCACCAGTGGGACTCATGACAATTAATTCTCCAGTTGCAGTTAACTCCATTCGTGCTAATTGTTCGGCGGATGCTAGTTGCTCGAATTGTTCTGGAGTTACTCGAAATCCTTTAGGAATAGCGATCGCTTCCATCTTTTTTGTTTTAACTGATTTCTTTGATTATTATTTTAAAGCTTTTGATCTGGTTCAATTTTCATCAAATGACTACGCAGTAGCAGCAAAGCGATCGCTTGCCTCAATTAAAGCAGTACGAATTCCTGGTTCAGTCATAGAATGTCCTGCATCGGGAACAACTATAAATTCTGCTTCTTGCCAAGCTTGATGTAATTCCCAAGCGGTAATCATCGGACAAACCACATCATATCTACCTTGAACGATAACTGCTGGTAGATGACGAATACGGTCAACATTGTCTAACAATTGATTGGGTGTTTTAAAAAATCCTTTGTTAACAAAATAATGACATTCAATGCGTGCAAAAGCCTCCGCAAAATCAGCTTCACCAAAACGTTGAATTGTAGTTTCTGAAGGAAAAAGTTTACTAGTACTTCCCTCCCAAACTGACCAAGTGCGGGCAGCTTCCAGACGAACTTGATGAGCTTCGCTAGTCAATCTTCGGTAATAGGCAGATAACAAATCGTGACGTTCTTCAACAGGAATCGGTTTGAGATACTCTTGCCAAGCATCAGGAAAAATATAACTTGCCCCTTCCTGATAAAACCAATGTAACTCTAGAGGACGCAACATAAAAATGCCCCGTAAAATCAAACCCAAACAACTTTCAGGATGAGTTTGACTATAAGCAAGGGCTAAAGTACTACCCCAACTACCTCCAAAAACAACCCATTGTTGAATATTTAAATGTTTTCTCAGTTTTTCAATATCGCTCACTAAATCCCAAGTAGTATTCTCTCTTAACTCTGCATAGGGAGTACTTTGACCGCAACCACGTTGATCGAAAATAATAATACGCCATAAATTCGGATCGAAATACTGCCGATACATCGGTGTAATACCACCACCAGGGCCACCATGCAAAAAAATTACTGGTTTACCATCAGGATTTCCAGACTCTTCAAAATGAATTGTATGTAACTCAGAAACCTGCAATTTCCCTTGGTTATAAGGTTCAATTGGCGGATATAATTCTCTCATTTCTACCCCTGTTCAAACTAAACTCTTGTTATCCTAAAATCAGTCTCCTGCAACCAACAACAGCACTGTTATGACTGATAAACAACGTATCTGCATCCTTGGTGGTGGCTTTGGCGGTTTGTATACTGCCTTGCGATTAAGTCAATTACCTTGGGAAAAAGAACAACAACCAGAAATAGTTCTAGTAGACAAAAGCGATCGCTTTTTATTTGCACCTTTACTCTATGAGTTAGTTACAGAAGAACTACAAACTTGGGAAATTGCCCCTCCCTTTGAAGAAATTTTGGCAGACACAGGAATAGTATTTTATCAAGCCTCGGTGACAGATATCGATCTTGAGGCAAAAAGAGTCAAATTAGACCACTCCTCAGAACTGACTTACTCTAAATTAGTCATTGCGATGGGCGGAAAAACTCCTCTCAATAACGTTCCTGGGGCGATTCTTCATGCAATTCCTTTTCGTACTCTCAATGATGCTTATCGGCTTAGAGAAGAATTACGATTATTAGAACAATCAAATCAAGACAAAATTAGGGTTGCAGTGGTCGGTGGTGGTTACAGTGGTGTGGAATTAGCTTGTAAAATAGCAGACCGCCTCGGCGACAAAGGTAGAATTAGAATTATTGACCGCGGAGACAAAATCCTTCAAGATAGTTCTCAATTTAATCAGGAAGCAGCTAGTAAGGCGTTAGAAAAACGGAAAATTTGGTTAGATTTAGAAACCGAAGTCGAGCAAGTCGAAGCTGATAGTATTTCTTTAGCTTATAAAGGAAAAGTAGATACTATTCCCGTAGATTTGGTGTTGTGGACGGTCGGAAATCAAGTTTCAGAATTAATGAGAAAACTGCCTCTACCTCAAGATTCTCAAGGTTTGTTAAAAACTAATGCCAATCTACAAATATTAGAACACGAAGATATCTTTGCTTTGGGAGATATCGCTAGTTGCCAAGATGCCACAGGACAATTAGTACCTGCCACAGCACAAGTCGCTTTTCAACAGTCAGATTATTGCGCTTGGAATATCTGGGCTAGTTTAAGCGATCGCCCGTTATTACCTTTCCGTTATCAACCTTTAGGCGAAATGATGACCCTAGGGGTGGATAATGCTAGTATTAGCGGTTTAGGTTTAAACTTAGATGGTTCTCTTGCTTATATCGCCCGTCGTCTAATTTATCTTTACCGCTTACCTACTCTCAAGCATCAGCTTACAGTGGGATTTAATTGGATCACTCAACCGCTAGTTGAGTTGTTGACTTAACGCAAAAGTTAGTTAGAACAATGAACACGAGGATAATTAAGCAATTTGGAATTAAACTAATAACTTTGGTAATGGTACTACTTGTTGGTAGTATTAGTGTTTTGGTAGAGCCTACCTGGGCAGTAAATTATAATAATCGCGCTTTGATTGATACTGACTTTTCCCATCAAGATCTCAGAGACGCTTCTTTCGATCATGCGAGTTTGCGTGGTAGTGACTTTAGCTATTCAGATCTTAGTGGAGTGCGTTTATTTGGTTCTAATCTGTCTAGGGTTAATTTTACAGGGGCAAATCTTTCTAATGCAGATTTAGAATCTTGTCGTCTGACACGCGCTAATTTTACTAACGCTATCTTGACGGGGGCTTTTATGACCAATACGTTATTAGATGAAGCCATTATCGAAGGGGCTGATTTTACTAACGCACTGCTTAGTCCCATTACTGAAAAAATTCTGTGTGAAAAGGCTTCGGGTACTAATCCTACTACAGGACGCAATACCAAAGATACTTTGTTCTGTCCTTAATTTTAGATTGTTAGTTGACGTAGCCTGCTACGTCTCTACCACTCCTAAGCTTTACTCCAAAAGAAATTGATTATAATTGTCAAGAAATTGAATTAACCAATAATTATTGTGTTGCCAGGTGTTTAGAGACGATTCGCTACAATGCTGGTAAACACCCAATAGCTATGAATAAACACACTCGACGCAACTTTCTGATTGGTGGTGTTGCTGCTGCGACTGCAATTGGTGGAAAAACATTGACACAATCTCATTCCCAAACAACCCAAGCGTCAATTAAAATAACTCAGACGATGCCAGAAAGAGTTTTGGGTAAAACTGGAATTAGTTTACCGATTTTTGGGTTAGGTGGTGCTGGACAAACTCCTTTATCTAATCAAGGAAAAGAATCAGAAGCGATCGCTCTAGTCGAAAAAGCTTTATCTTTGGGAATCCGCTATTATGATACCGCTGCCAGTTATGGCCCTAGTGAAGCAAATTTAGGCAAAATTTTACCCGCTTATCGCCAGCAAATCTATCTTAATAGTAAAACTGCTGCTCGCGATCGCGATGGAGCATGGCGTGACTTAGAGCGATCGCTAAAAAATCTCAATACTGATTATTTAGATGGTTGGCAATTGCATCATGTTTCTTTTATGGAAGAATTAGAACAAATCTTGGGAGAAAATGGCGCAATTAAAGCCTTTGAAGAGGCTAAAGAGCAAAAATTGGTCAAATATTTAGGTATCACTGGTCACCACGAACCCGACGTGATTGCAGCAGGATTAACCAGATATCCTTTTGATACTACCTTAATTTCTTTAAATGCAGCCGACATTCATCATCCTCGCCCCTTTTCTACGACTGTACTTCCTGTTGCCCAAGCCAAAAATGTGGGTGTGATCGCGATGAAAATTCCAGCTTATGGACGTTTGTTTCAACCTGGTCTTTTAGAAGGGATGCATCAAGCAATGGGTTATACTCTTTCTTTATCAGGAGTACACTGCTGTGTTATCGCTGCTGAAAATCCCGAACAATTAGAAGCTAATTTTAAAGTTGCCCAAGCTTTCCAACCTCTTGAGCAAACAGCCATGAAAGATATTGAACAACTGACTGTTAATGCAGGAGAAGCAGGTGCTTTTTTCCGTCAATGGACTTGATAGTTCAAATTTACTTACAGCTATTTTCAGTTGAATAGAACCACAGTTATGTAGTTTTGTTCTTCTGCCTTTTTACTTTTTACTTTTTACTTCCTGCCTTACTTTCACAAATAAATTTTGTAGCCATCGAATTCACGTTAATTAGGTTCTTACTTCCTCGGAACTAATGAGATCGACTTTCATGCTTGTCAGACTTTCTGTCAGATAAGGTAAAAGTGCTGCTTGAGTTTCTACTAGATCGCTTGCCAAAAGAATTTGATTGCGATCGATGATGCCCAAAACTTGCCTAGGGCGATCGCGTGAGACTACAGGTAATAAATATAGTCCTCTTGTTCCCATGCGTTCTACAACTTCTTTCAAAGATTCATCTGCATAAGCATAAAGAATTTCTAGAGTGCAAATATCGGCAATCTTTTGTTCAAATAGAGAAAAATCATCAGATTGCTGTTGTAATTTAAAAATTGCTTTTTTAATATCTGCTAAGGTAACTACTCCCATTAGCTTATCTTGACAATCAAATACCAAAGCAGTGTGACATTGAGTTTGAATCATTTTTTGTCCTGCTGCTAGAGTATTAGTCCCTTCCGTTAAAGCAAGATAGAAAGTTTTCATTACCTCAGCAACAGTTACTTGTTCTAATTTATCTACTTCATCTTGTTTATCTAAATTCATCCCCATTTGTTGGAAATTCAAACCTGCCACTGCACTTTGCGCTTCGATTTGTTCAACCATCCACACAGCCACACCAACAGTTACCATCGCAGGTAAAATAATGAGATAGTTTCTAGTCAATTCAAACAATAAGATAATTGCAGTTAAAGGTGCTTTGACACTACCAGCAAGTACCGCAGCCATTCCTACGATCGCATAAGCTTGAGGTGCAATTGTTAATTGATCTGGGGGTAAGAAGTTATTGAGAAGATTACCATAAATTGAGCCGAGACAAGCCCCCAAAAACATGGCAGGGGCAAAAACTCCTCCGACTAAACCACTACCCAAACTAATTGCTGTGGTTAGTAATTTAACAATTAATAATAAACATAATAAAGAAAGGGAAAATTTTTCTCCAGTTAAAATCACCTCTAAAGTGCCGTAACCCACACCCAGAATTTGAGGTAATTGCAAAGCAATACTACCTAATGCCAATCCACCTAAAACTGGTTTAATAACTGTAGGTAAATTACTCAACCACTTATCCTGAAAACAAGCTTGAGTTAATTTAATTGCTTGGGTATAAGCTAGGGAAATTAAACTGGCAAGTAATCCTAACCCCAGATAAAATAGCCATTCCCAATGACTATTAACCTGATAGGCTGGTACATTAAAAGCTGGATGAACCCCTAAAAAAATCCGAGACGCGATCGCACTAAAAACCGCCGAGAGTAAAATTAAACCAACTGCTGGTGAAGTAAAAGATGTACCCAATACTACTTCTAGGGCAAAAAACACACCTGCGATCGGTGCATTAAAACCTGCTGCTAATCCTGCTGCTACACCAGCACCTAATAATAAACGATAACGTTCTTTAGATACTTGGAACAACTGCCCCAATAAAATGCCAATATTTGAACCTATTTCTACCGAAGGACTTTCCGGCCCTAAAGAAGCCCCTGTTCCCAAAGAAATTGCTGCTGCCAACATTTTCACAATTGGTCTGAGGGGAGAAATAACTTGTACTCTAGGATTAGTTAATAAAGCAGAAAATTCTTGACCTAAAATCTCTGGATAACGCCAGCGCATCAAACCAACGATTAAACCACCTAAAATAGGAATTGAAATTAAAGTCCAACCCCCCCAGACTGAAATTGTTCCTAATAACAGATCGAAACTTAAATGTTCCCAGAGGTTAATCAGTTGATGAAACAAAACCATGGTCAAACCCGAACCACCACCAATTAACAAAGCTGCAATTAGTACTATTAATTCGGACGAAGGCTGTAAGCGATTAAGTAAACTAGTAAAACGATCTGAGAGGGAAAATTGTTTTGATTTGACAGGTAAAAGTACCTTCGACTCAGGAATAGTAGTTGTCATCAAAGGAACAAAAATAAGCGAACAAGCAGCTTAATCTAATTGTTAATTTATTTGAGCAGGCTTGAGCTAAATTATTAGACAAATACTGACCATCGTGAAATCAGGAAACAGCATAACTTCACTCGCCTTGTGGCTACTGAATCCTGACTACTTTTGTTCGATCTGTTTATGATTTAATTTCTGCCCACCTAACTAAATTATATAAATATTCTGGGTAGTAGAGCACAATCACTTTACTGCATTTTCTGTAGCATCAATTGTCTCTTAATATGTTGTATTCCATCTCAATACTTCCCAGTTTTGTGATGGTGAGCAAAAATTATTTTGAACTAATTTGATTTGTTATTCGACTTGCTGTTGAAAATACTGAACAAGGTCTAATACTTCTTTTGCGATCATTTGTGCTACGTCACCTTCAAAAGAACCATTGCAGTTCATCAAAGCTTCGATCAAAAAAGTACCATCTTTGTTTTCGATAGTTTTTCTGCGTAATCTTTTATTAGTTCGCCGATAATAAAGAACATCAACAGTTTCTGCGATTACATTTAAGTCATGGTCGTCTGGTCTTAATACGTGAAGCAAATTTATAACTTCTAAAATCTCCTGTTTTGTCGGGGTAACATAACTCATTTTTTAAATCCTTTAAATTATCGATCGTTTAATTGCTTGATAGTCAAAGACGAGCTAGTCAATGTAGATCGAGATATCTACTACCGCTCGTTTGTTTTGACCTAATTTAGCACAAAAAGTTTTTTTACCAAAGCAAATTTTTAAATACTGCCCCAATTCTTCCGATTAAACTTTTATTTAATGTTTTTAAGCAAAAAAATTATCTAAATTTTTTCAATTTAGTAAAAAAATATTTTACTGCTGGCTTCATTCCGAGTGACTGTTTATCTCATTAAGCTGAGAATTACCATATCATGGAAAAACCCAAATTTACAGCTTGATTAATGATTGAAAACTTAAATTGTTAATTATTTATCTGACAAACTAACCTGCTTCGGTGTAGAGCATAATTTACTAATTATAACTGAAGAGTAAACAGTAAAAAACAGCAATAAGAGTGTAAATTGATAGTTAGTTTGCTAATTTAATAATCTGTATTTTCTATACTGATCGGCTTAAACGATAGCTACAAGCAATAATAAAACAAATAAAATAAAATTAATAGTAGTTAAACGATCTGTTTCTTGCATTTTTTTTACTCAATGATTTAATCAATTAGAAAAGTTATAGTTTATTTGAATCATTGTTTTAGGAACAAAAATAAATTCGCTATAATCAGCTAAATTATCTATTCCAATTAAATTGAGAATAATTTCTGCTACCAACCAGAAAAATATTTTAACTAATAATTTTTGCCAATATATCTGAATCATGATGCTTTTCCTCATTAATATTAAGGACAAAAGCGATTAATCAGTTATTTAAAATAACTAACTACCGTGAGAATGAGAGGTATTAACTAATAAACATTTACTGTAGCTAACACCACGATAAACAAAGTAATGAATCGAACTTTTATACTGCAAATTGTTGATTTTTTGTCCAGCTAAAGACTGATAATTAATTCCGCGATAAGTAAGTTGCATGATGGTTATTTCCCTTAACTCTAACTACACTTTTAAGTTAAAAAGCGATCGGGAATAACTAGAGAGAATCCCCTAAAGTTTGTTTAATTTCAATCCAGCCATCTTTACAAAGATCGCAAATTGGATCGCAGTAGCCAACACCAGATTTATAAAGCCTGTGTAACCAATAACTCGCGTCCCTATGACAAAACAAACAAAGATGATTGTGTGACCAGTCAATTGGATCGATTAGTACATGAGTCAAGATCGGCGTTTTCATTATGGGGTTACCAGTTGCCTTAATTGTTGTTGAGACTCTTTCAAATCATTTGCTATCGCCTCTAAATTATCAGTTGGTTCGATCTTTTCTATGACTGGTTGTAACTGCTTTAGTGCCTCTCCATTGGTACGAGCGAGTAATTTGTCATACTCGGTTTTGAGCTTAATGTATTGTTCTTGCTGCTGTTGGAGTTTAACCGTTGTAGCTTCTAATTGAGATAATAAATCCGATGCTTTATAAATTTCATTTGACACTTCCAGTCTGGTATTAGCAACGGCGATCGACACGTCGGAAGAGCGGACTATTTTAACAGCAACAGCCATTGAAATAATTACACCACCAAGAGCGATCGCATTCCAACAACAACGAGGAATATTTGAAGCAATTAAAGTTCTCATGAGACGATCCACCGACGATTTTTACCCAAATCGACATGAACGAAAGAAAAATATCGCCCCAAACCACCGTAATGAGCCAAATCTAGTAATTGATAAATTTTGTGGGAATGGTAATAATTTGAGCGAATATCGGCAGCTAATCCGCAAAGATGTTGACTCCATTTAGCACCGCCGACAGAATTATTAACAGCGACAGGACGATACCACGAATTAACAATTATTGGTCGACCACCTAAAGCAGCGCGATATAAATCTAATTGTTGAGCGCATTTAATAATATTTGATTCGAGCTGTCGGGCTGACAAAACTAACTTTGAATCGATAATTAAATCTTCTAATTTACGAGTGCAATTTTTAGTTGCTTCACCCCAGGTAAAAGCAGAATTATCATAAATTGGA includes these proteins:
- a CDS encoding aldo/keto reductase: MNKHTRRNFLIGGVAAATAIGGKTLTQSHSQTTQASIKITQTMPERVLGKTGISLPIFGLGGAGQTPLSNQGKESEAIALVEKALSLGIRYYDTAASYGPSEANLGKILPAYRQQIYLNSKTAARDRDGAWRDLERSLKNLNTDYLDGWQLHHVSFMEELEQILGENGAIKAFEEAKEQKLVKYLGITGHHEPDVIAAGLTRYPFDTTLISLNAADIHHPRPFSTTVLPVAQAKNVGVIAMKIPAYGRLFQPGLLEGMHQAMGYTLSLSGVHCCVIAAENPEQLEANFKVAQAFQPLEQTAMKDIEQLTVNAGEAGAFFRQWT
- a CDS encoding pentapeptide repeat protein translates to MVLLVGSISVLVEPTWAVNYNNRALIDTDFSHQDLRDASFDHASLRGSDFSYSDLSGVRLFGSNLSRVNFTGANLSNADLESCRLTRANFTNAILTGAFMTNTLLDEAIIEGADFTNALLSPITEKILCEKASGTNPTTGRNTKDTLFCP
- a CDS encoding hypothetical protein (protein of unknown function DUF820), with protein sequence MEAIAIPKGFRVTPEQFEQLASAEQLARMELTATGELIVMSPTGGTAGKKNFNLYLDLGNWNRQTKLGQAFDSSTVFVLPNGARRSPDVSWIKLKRWNQLTQAQQDGFPPIAPDFVIELVSPSDLKNQRYEDLQAKMQEYLDNGVQLGWLIEPSAKIVEIYRFGQQIEILNHPQTLSGEDVLPGFILDLNEIL
- the ndbB gene encoding type 2 NADH dehydrogenase, whose translation is MTDKQRICILGGGFGGLYTALRLSQLPWEKEQQPEIVLVDKSDRFLFAPLLYELVTEELQTWEIAPPFEEILADTGIVFYQASVTDIDLEAKRVKLDHSSELTYSKLVIAMGGKTPLNNVPGAILHAIPFRTLNDAYRLREELRLLEQSNQDKIRVAVVGGGYSGVELACKIADRLGDKGRIRIIDRGDKILQDSSQFNQEAASKALEKRKIWLDLETEVEQVEADSISLAYKGKVDTIPVDLVLWTVGNQVSELMRKLPLPQDSQGLLKTNANLQILEHEDIFALGDIASCQDATGQLVPATAQVAFQQSDYCAWNIWASLSDRPLLPFRYQPLGEMMTLGVDNASISGLGLNLDGSLAYIARRLIYLYRLPTLKHQLTVGFNWITQPLVELLT
- a CDS encoding proline iminopeptidase, translated to MRELYPPIEPYNQGKLQVSELHTIHFEESGNPDGKPVIFLHGGPGGGITPMYRQYFDPNLWRIIIFDQRGCGQSTPYAELRENTTWDLVSDIEKLRKHLNIQQWVVFGGSWGSTLALAYSQTHPESCLGLILRGIFMLRPLELHWFYQEGASYIFPDAWQEYLKPIPVEERHDLLSAYYRRLTSEAHQVRLEAARTWSVWEGSTSKLFPSETTIQRFGEADFAEAFARIECHYFVNKGFFKTPNQLLDNVDRIRHLPAVIVQGRYDVVCPMITAWELHQAWQEAEFIVVPDAGHSMTEPGIRTALIEASDRFAATA
- a CDS encoding chloride channel protein; translation: MTTTIPESKVLLPVKSKQFSLSDRFTSLLNRLQPSSELIVLIAALLIGGGSGLTMVLFHQLINLWEHLSFDLLLGTISVWGGWTLISIPILGGLIVGLMRWRYPEILGQEFSALLTNPRVQVISPLRPIVKMLAAAISLGTGASLGPESPSVEIGSNIGILLGQLFQVSKERYRLLLGAGVAAGLAAGFNAPIAGVFFALEVVLGTSFTSPAVGLILLSAVFSAIASRIFLGVHPAFNVPAYQVNSHWEWLFYLGLGLLASLISLAYTQAIKLTQACFQDKWLSNLPTVIKPVLGGLALGSIALQLPQILGVGYGTLEVILTGEKFSLSLLCLLLIVKLLTTAISLGSGLVGGVFAPAMFLGACLGSIYGNLLNNFLPPDQLTIAPQAYAIVGMAAVLAGSVKAPLTAIILLFELTRNYLIILPAMVTVGVAVWMVEQIEAQSAVAGLNFQQMGMNLDKQDEVDKLEQVTVAEVMKTFYLALTEGTNTLAAGQKMIQTQCHTALVFDCQDKLMGVVTLADIKKAIFKLQQQSDDFSLFEQKIADICTLEILYAYADESLKEVVERMGTRGLYLLPVVSRDRPRQVLGIIDRNQILLASDLVETQAALLPYLTESLTSMKVDLISSEEVRT